Genomic segment of Hippocampus zosterae strain Florida chromosome 12, ASM2543408v3, whole genome shotgun sequence:
GACAGCACTTTAAAGAGAAAGTGAGTATAACAGACAAGGAGTACCTTGTGTCCGTCCAAATGAATGATGTCCATTTCAAAGCCGACCAGTGCCTCCACCAGGGAGATGGTTACGTTGGTATACAGGTCATCTCCCCTGCGCTCAAAGACGCGATGTCTACGAAACACAAACGTCTCCTCAATGTCATGTTCTTGTGCATTCTGTCACCAAAGTGTTAAGTTATAAAGTTGGCTTGTACTTTAACACTTTGATGCGGAAACGCAGATCTCCGGGTTCACCGTCGATGTGAGGCTCCCCTGAGTaaaacacatatttttttaataaattaagAAATCATCGAATCTCCCTCACAAGTTGAATAAAGTATTTAGCAAACTAAAACGGACAGCACATTGTTACTTGTATTTTTGTCTTATCAGAAACACAAATGcagtatatttttgttgatttttcaaaaaaaataaaataaaacaatcacaacATTCGGAGAGCCGTGTTTTCACTGGCGCAGCAACCACACTGCTATTTGAATCTCTGTAATGATACTATATCGTAATGTAACAATGGTACCGTACTGGTGGTCCGAAAGCTTACCTTCCCCAATGAAGGGATACTCCATCTCATCTCTCACACCTTGTTCAATTTCCACCTCCAGTGTTCTCTCCTCATTCACCAGCCTGGTGTAATCAAGGACAAGGCACAAAAAGGCTCCATTgaacaaagtcaagtcaagtcagctttactgtcaaatatgctctttgTGCAACATATAGCACAGATTGGtaattttctttcctctcaaggATCacgataaatatatatttttttaaaacgacaCTCACTTGACATTGGGACATTCATCGCACACCATCTCTTGCGTCATCTGGAAGCGGCCCGGGCCAAGCTGCGTGGTCCTCATCTCCGGTCGACAATTGCATTTCCGCTTTCCGGGCGCCTCTTTGGCGACAGGTTTGTTACGCACGACCTGgccgcaaaaaaaatcaagacattTAAAATAAGAAGTGGAAGATTATTAtggaacttttttgtttgttgttttatgtgtgccctgtgattggctgggaactACTTCCTACCGCCCAAAGACACTTTGGATAGAACTGAAGGATTCTGTTTTTGTGAAACAATTGCAGTGAAATTAAGAGGTGGATTAAATCACTGCCCAACAGAAAAccagccattcacactcatggACAAATTTTTGTCTTTAATGCACCCATGTCGTAGTACCCATAAAAAGCCTACATAGGCATGGTGATAACATGCCAACTCAATGTGGGAACTTTTCGTCACCTCTACAAAATTGCCAGCGTAGACCTCTTCAAGCGTGACCTCCAGGTCAAGTACGATGTCATTTCCTCTGGGGATGTTTCGATCCTGCTGTTGTCGGTTGCCTCCAAACATGAAACCGAAGTCGCCAAAGAAACTACACATCGGGACACAACAATTGTAAGCCAACACTGTCGTATCACCAGTTGGTCAATTTTAAATTTGACTACAATTTCGATGAAAAATATGTCTCAAAGGTCACACAGGGGCTTTTCCTTGTGTGATGATTACCATAGAACTGAAAAGTCAAAAGGTCCAACAGCCATATAATTTGAAATTTCAAGCAACACTTTAGGGACTAATATGCCTCTAAGGTAGGGTGTCAACCACAATGTTGTCACAGGGCACTTTGGAGTTACGCCTTCCCTtgaagggccgttatgacagtgaaaccacacaaATGTTTTATCGTCACATAGCACCATTACTTGGACACAACGAATTAATGATTACTAGTTCTGAAATCAGTatattataatagtttgttcaagtgagtgtaaacagggtataAAAAACTATTGCACAATCACAATCTTATTCAtttcacatgacaatttgacattgcgGTACATATTTTATCAAGGCGAATCTGCTTTCCTGGGCCATATAAATGACGTGGCGGAGCGGATCTGACGCCTGTGCTCCCAGGTAACACAATAAGcgttttcttttgctttctttgggtggagcttttttttctttctttaaattcGTATCGGAAGGGTACCAGAcataaaaaagaagacaagtgAGATAATAAAAGTTTCTGGCTATGCAAGTTTAACCCTGTCGTggatgcttttgttcttatttctCGTGCGAGGGTAGTTTAGTCTTTAATGCACCCAAGTCATAGTACCCATAAACAACAGATGACGTTCAACCAATGCTGTCGAAAAAAATTTATCCCTCCCAATATTTTTTGTGGTGTTGCCATTTTGAGGATACCTCCACAACTGTTCTATTTTAGTTCGTGACAAAGGTAGGTTAAATAAAGAATAGAAAACCATTATTGTGACACTACATGTAGCAATTGTGAATATGCAACATTAACTTAATTGTATTGAGGAAAACAAgatattccaatttttaaacaaGACAAAGTAAAATGTACTGAATGACAGTGAATACAGTACAGATGTAAGATTTACTTTTTGAATTGACATGTTCGAATTCTACATAAATGTAATACAGTAATACTATTTTTATAACAGATTAGTCTTAAGAGAATTTTACTTGACACTGGCAAGTGAATGTAACTTAAAATTAAACTAttcaaatttgattttaaaaatgtgtgaattgCTAAAGTATATTTTGAGTAAATGTTACAGGTTGTTTTTCTAGCGGTTGTTGCCATCTCGATTTCACATTTAAAGATTTTGAGATGTTTAACCCTTGTTCCCTGCAGGTTCACATTGGGTTCTACTATAATCAAGAATCCTGATGTCTATTGTCTTCCATTTATGTTAACAGGACCAACCTGGAGAAGATATCATTGTGTGAACTGTGGTGGCCTTCTTTAAGTCCATCTTCTCCGTATGCATCATACTGTTTCCTTTTCTCCTCATCTGAAAGCACCTGTaaatgaaaagtcaaatgtatttacatGGTCCCCAAGCACACAAGAGCCCCAAAGGGCGTCACACGCCCACAGTTGACGAATATTAACAACATGCGCTATCTTAACCCCACAGGACAGCaaggacaactttttttttaacccggggAAAGACAAGAACACGTGACAACAGAGTGCCCGTCTACCggtgcaaaatgcaaaattaAAGACAGTGTGACAATAATGAACCTAGACAGTGTCCATCAACAGAGGGCATTATCATCTTTGTGAAGGTAGAAGTTGTGATGTAGCCATAAATCAATAACAATATACAGCTTTCAAAAACGCATAATCACCTTTTATGTATGAATTTTCCGAAATGTTAAGCCATTGATAGCAGTGCGAATCGAATATTAGAATAACCACAAAATGTTATCGCAAATAACATTACATTTCGGCAATTTCTAGCCAATCCGATGCAGCCACACAGTAGAGTTGACCAATCACGGCGAGCCAAATGTTTCCACGGGCAACCGATCAGCTCAGCGAATAAAAGCCGTGTGCTCAGAGTCGTCCGGAAGACATTACACGGTGAAATCTGACTCTTTGTATGCATTCTCACTTCTGAAGCTTTGtaggaaaattaaaaatgtctcaTACCTCGTAGGCAGCACCCAAGTCGGCGAATTTATCCTGAGCTTTGGGGTCGTCTTGGTTCCTGTCGGGGTGTAACTGCAGGGCTAGCTTTCTGTAGGCTTTCTTGATGTCCCTGATTGATGCACTCTTGCTCACCCCAAGGATTTTGTAGAAATCTCGCCTACGGGAGAAAGACATAAGCTAAAACCCATTCACAAATGTGCATGTACAAACACAATGATCCCGTTCTGGGACAAAAAGGCTAGTGAACAGGCTAGTTTGGTAGGCACGTGCACAGTTTTTTCTTACTTACAGAACTAGCTTCCTCCATTTAGTGACACAATTAACGccgaaacaaatgtaaaaacaagtGTAGTTTAGCCTCTATTGCACTGCACCAGTTGAACCAATCACAGTGGAACATGTGTACCAGCTGGCGATGCTGCGTGAGCGACCATTTCAGCGCAAAACCACTTACTTACCCGGCAAACACTGTAGTAATAACCCAGAGAAGCAAACAACACACACTGTATAGTTTCATCCCTTTGGTCGCCATATATAaaccccaaaatatatatatttaacgaAATCTTGAAAAGAAGAGCCGGCTTCTTCCGAAGGTTGTATCCAGCTGCCAGTCACAGGAAAGCCTTTTTTTCCGGCTTGTCGAGGAAGTGCCGCCTACGGACAGACGTATCAAAACTCCACCCACATTTAAAGAGATACATACCTTGATTCGGGCGATCCTCCACAGAAAGAGTAATCAATAACAATATCTTTTGTGAaccactgttaaaaaaacaacaacattttgcgGGATAATACCGATGACGTATTTAGAATCGCACttctttgactttgtttttaatcttcCACGCCAATCAAGATTATCAACAAGATTATCAACAAGATTATTAAAGTGTATTCCCGAAAGCGGAAGCCAAGACTATGTGAACGGCCGAAAGAAAACGCAGCCAGTGTGTATGGCGGGTGATAAATTGAGATTCCATACCATATTGTCATTGTGAAGGGAACCAGTTTGGCTtgttttgtaaatactgtagtttactttattttggACAGGGAACCTTGAGCTTGTAACAGATTGCTTCAAGACTGTTTCTAATAGTTTCACCGTTTCTAgcataaataacattttgattGCAGCACGTGACGCATTCCATGATATTAATTAATAATGGATGTTGGCCGTTTGcatggtggacgactggttagtacgccggcctcacagtgcagggattgagggttcgattccggccttcctgtgtggagattgcatgttctccccgtgctggtgggttttctccaggtagtgtggtttcctcgcacattataaaaacatgcatggcaggttaatgtaaTGGCTGGCACCctcttcagggtgtaccccgcctcctgcccgaagacagctgggctaagctccagcacgcccgcgaccctttgAGGATAAATAGATTggtaaatggatgaatggatggatgtacctAATGATATGCCAACAGAATGTACTCGTTAACGCATGCGCAGCATGGTAATGGGGGCAGCACTGTTCTCCTTTTCGCTAACAGCGGAGGAGGGCGCCAAATAGGAAGTAGAGCAGAAATGTTCCCCAGTTTGGCGCAATCTCTCAACTAACCTCCGAACAAACTGGTGGACTTCTAACACGTGAATGGTTTTGACCTCTCAACGGGGCGCTCTCTTGGCGAGATGGACCAAGCAGACGTTTGGCCGTCGAAGAAGAGTGAAGGTAAGAGTCGCGTTTGTTAGCCTCGCTTTAGCTCAACTTGTCACTTTAGGCTAAGTTCACGGCGGTGAGCAAGTCTCGTTTGGGCGACGAATGTCCGGTTTGATAGTTAGACGCGCCCCTTGTCTCTTGAGATAACACATTCAGGTTTGACGATATGTGAAAGCGTTCGTTTTCGCCGTGGTTTTGCTACATAGATATCTGCAATGAGTCGGGTGAAGGTGGCAGCAGTCTGGTTGTCATGGCAGCATAAAGTTCAGTTTTAAAAGTCATTAATTCTCAGTGCAAGGTCTTATTTGGCATCGGAAGTCTTTCAGAAGTGTTAAGAAATATTAACACATGGTGCTAAATGGGATTTATGAATTGGAAatggtaaaataataataataattgacccGAATGACTCGTAGTAACATCACGCATTCACAATTGACGGACCAACAAAAATAGTGATGTCGTCTTAGTTGTGGCTCTTAAGAGCAAATGCATATAATTTATGGACTGTAGCAACTTTGGGCAATATGGGATATGTCATCGTTCGGAAGCTTGTCTTTAATTCAAACTActggatttaacaaaaaaatatctatctctctatctatatATTGTGTGGAACCCTGATATGCCCAAACacatttatattcattatttaACATAAAttctttttcagttttagtCTTGATGTGTATCTTTCACGTTTGCTCAGTGTCTGTTGGCTCCATACAATATCAGCAGTAACATTATTATAAAATTATTGacgcaaattaatttttatgaaCTCGTCAAACTGATTTGATACAGTACTCTATTTTTCCTCAGAAATGGATTCAGACAGGGTATGCATCTGGCCACGTATGGAGCCTTTCCTCCTGGGTGCCCTTCAGGTGAGTATACACCATCAAATCAAGCATGCAGTTACAAAATAATTCAGGGGTGATCCCTTATCATAGGTGGCGCCCTCCTCCAAGCTCAGCCTGCACTACCTTCGTAAGATGGCTACCTATGTGCGCACCCGTGATGGCTGCTTCCCGTCCTTGACCTGGCTCATGTGGAGACACATTGCATGTGGAAAGCTGCAGCTTGCGGAAGACCTAGCATGGCTCTACTTTGAGACCTTTGACCTCTTTACTGGCCACTCACCCGGGGAACGACTGGAATGGGCAGAGTGTCTCTCCCAGTgttcaagcaaaagtgagcttGACCAACATAGGAACgaggtaaaataaataatgataattGAAAAACTTTTGTTAGTTAAATTAAACAGAAAGAGAGTAATTGTTCTACAGTAATCCTTTACTACCTATATATCCTGGTTCATTTTGAGTTGCGGCCCGAGCTACTTGTGCATTTGTAAATGGAACACATCTATTTTTAGTCCCCGATTCCTCAGCTACATTACGGCATCCAAAGcgtgtattgtttttattgactttttctGAAGAGCAGCTCTACTTTGCTTTGCTGTGCAAGGGGAAAGCAGCTGTACATCAAACACAACCCCAACACATAtttccttttattatttttattaatttggtTTATTTTGGGTTACAGTTTGCATCCCTCTAAAAATGGTAGGAAAAAGAGGATAATTTGTGACTTCAATTCCAGAAGCATGTTACTGCTGGAGCAGATATTTTTGACTGGACGATGCCGTTCTGACCTACTGTAAAGTCATTTAAATTAGTTGGTAactcagattcagaaaactttatttatccccatggggcaatttagagttgtGCGAGAGCGGCCTATTAGATAGAGACAGTCAGAGCAAAGGAAATACAAAGGATGAGAGTAGGGCTGTCAGCTTAGCACTTGGtcttaaggggtgttcacacggcacacatttgctccggcgctgcaccgatgtattttgttgcgatatattttgcaccgcagcaaattgtgtggagcgttcacacgtacaaatccgctgagcgtgtctgcaccggcacaacgtcggtgcagccccacttgcgttcacacggcagtttctgcagcggagcaaaacgacagaaaacaaatgagctgtcgtgttggttctttttaaaacgtaaacGCAACTCGAgcaactactggacaggcacgtccttctccttctcggtctccgtgccttctgctcgagagtgaccacccccgaaaacgtaaatcaacaatgacttcaatgacactcagaaaagcaaaaatgtaatgtggcaaacagaaaatcaagagaggaaatcacaaaataaatttatatggagggcggggggttgtgaacacacaacaaaggaacaaactacacaactccgagacagtgcagtctcctacaaaaggaaagatgttaccagccaagtcttgtgtcgttattaaacaaacatatGACGGAAGTCCAACGGAgcgcgaaagcaacgcattctcgccgtacgtaaactcttcacaagcatttgctccggagcaaatttttaaaccacctccctgaggtggatcaaatttggtccggtgtaagctgttttccggggctatgccggagctaatttgctcGTGTGAACGCTCTGCTGGGGCAGCCctggcgtagcaccggaccaaatcttgccgtgtgaacacccctttaaaTGTTGTAAAACACTATGGTAATTTAAATCAGAATACAATCATGTATAACTGTTCCACGTGAGGCGAAACAAAGTAGGGAGGATTTAAGGTACTTCAATGTCCCTGCTTTTAGGAAAGGAGAGCCATAGGAAAAAGACATGggacaaacagtcaaacacacaaGTACTTCATGAGAACACTCACAAAGAGCTGCCTGCCATGACATCCATATACTCACACTGAACCAAAGCCTCAGCCAACTCCAGCTCCTAACGTCACTTGCTCAGCCTCGCCTCCAGATACACAGGCCAGCATTCATGTTGATGTAGTTTCTTTGTTTCCCAGAGGTCTGTGGACACGCTGcagttcctcctcttccttcacaTTCAACAGCTCAACCGAGTGTCCCTGCGTAAATCGCTCATTGGAGAGGAGTGGCCCAGCCATTGCACACGCTCTCCATCTCCATCAGAACGTGAGGCCAAGACCAGCTCCCAGAACAAGGTCATCCTCATGTACTTTGACACACTCACCCGTCACCACATTAGGTCCACTTAGAATATCAGATGATAGCATCACAAGAGCTGGCAAGGCAAGTTAAATTGTATAGCACACTTCGTGTTCAAGACTTTTCAAAGtgcttttcataaaaaaaaattgaaagcattacagaaagacaaacaaaatactAAGACATTACAGAAATCACAATAAAATCATATAAAATAAGAtttaaatgattaaaacaaAGCGTCGATCTAGAGAAATGATAAGATAGTGTGCAAATGAGAATTAAACCttaccaaatatatatatacccttTACCAAAATTAGTAGAATGGCATTTAGTGGCAAAGCGATTCTAATTGCACAATTTTATGGAAACACACTTCCTCCATGTGCCTGAATTTGGTCATTATGATTAATATATTATCTGGAGAAAATAAagcacaatttaaaatgtttgcaaaagtTGAATATACATTTTTGGAGTTACCCCATTATCCAAACGCTCACCAAAATGGAATGAGGTCTTCCATGACCCCACCCGTATTTCTGTTGCTCTTATAACTGAGGATTTTTGGGAGCACACAATATGAATAAACGTGGCCACAAtcgattgtttatttattttatgtgttttgGTTGTTCAGTAGAACTGGGACGACCAGGCCCACCTGTCCTTTGTGCAGAGCCACCTTGCGGAGCTTCTGGAGCTGCTGGTGGAGCCAAACCAGCTGTCTGAGTCTGGTAGGGTCCCGCGTGACTGTCAGGTGTGTGGACCACCCACTCGTGTTAGCTGACAGCAGGTTACAGATGACTGACCTGTGGCCTGTCTGCTCCCAGATCTCACTGGAGGCCGTACGTAGTCTGGGTCTGCTCCTGGAGGGCTGGGAGCACCCATGCAGGCCTGTCCAACCCGTCCATAGGTTGTTGAGCAAAGGTCCGCTCCAGATGCATGCGGGCTACTCTGCGCTCAGCCATTCCTTCATTCTTCACCAGCTAATCTCCTGTCTTCAACATAACCTCGCTCTCAATCCTTTTGGGATCACGTCCTGCCTGCGCTCCGGGAAGAAGCTAGCCTGGGCCCAACAAAGTACCCCAAAtcttaaaaatgacacaaatctcctccttcaagctttttttttactttacctTACCATTCTTGTTGTATCTAGTGGAAGGGGCTATGAAGCGTGCCAAGATAGCCCGAAACACTCACATGGCCCCAGCTGGGAGCAAGATGGTGCTCATGTCTCAGGTCTGTAAGCAGACCCTTGC
This window contains:
- the dnajb11 gene encoding dnaJ homolog subfamily B member 11 — translated: MATKGMKLYSVCCLLLWVITTVFAGRDFYKILGVSKSASIRDIKKAYRKLALQLHPDRNQDDPKAQDKFADLGAAYEVLSDEEKRKQYDAYGEDGLKEGHHSSHNDIFSSFFGDFGFMFGGNRQQQDRNIPRGNDIVLDLEVTLEEVYAGNFVEVVRNKPVAKEAPGKRKCNCRPEMRTTQLGPGRFQMTQEMVCDECPNVKLVNEERTLEVEIEQGVRDEMEYPFIGEGEPHIDGEPGDLRFRIKVLKHRVFERRGDDLYTNVTISLVEALVGFEMDIIHLDGHKVHIVRDKVTKPGARMWKKGEGLPNFDNINIRGSLIITFDVEFPQTQMDEKQKNGIRNLLKQGSIQKVYNGLQGY
- the tbccd1 gene encoding TBCC domain-containing protein 1, giving the protein MDQADVWPSKKSEEMDSDRVCIWPRMEPFLLGALQVAPSSKLSLHYLRKMATYVRTRDGCFPSLTWLMWRHIACGKLQLAEDLAWLYFETFDLFTGHSPGERLEWAECLSQCSSKSELDQHRNERSVDTLQFLLFLHIQQLNRVSLRKSLIGEEWPSHCTRSPSPSEREAKTSSQNKNWDDQAHLSFVQSHLAELLELLVEPNQLSESGRVPRDCQISLEAVRSLGLLLEGWEHPCRPVQPVHRLLSKGPLQMHAGYSALSHSFILHQLISCLQHNLALNPFGITSCLRSGKKLAWAQQMEGAMKRAKIARNTHMAPAGSKMVLMSQVCKQTLAKTSDKMTGANIKIHRCADSFIYLLSPLRSVSVDKCRDCTVVLGPVETSVHVNCCQNVRVVCVAGRLVVGASSRCTFHAMTPTRPLLLPGNTDITLGPFHTFYPSLEDHMASVGLAVVPNVWDQPLLLGTDPVKPSTNPDPACYRLLPPEEFHMLVVPFHMKGDTCEVPGGFATRYQAAIEDKQKRIQRWQKTVMEAQLNKEQKCKFQEMVEAKFHDWLMETGHRQELDSLIPLPESSLQVSIGALVNETTVNETTANDTCIKTGGAVGHSPMAC